The Archangium primigenium genomic interval GCGAGCGACACGCCGCGCAGCCGCACCATCACCCACAGCCCCACCAGCAAGGTCTGCAGGCCGAAGAAGAGGTACTCCTCCAGCGGCAGGTAGCCCACGACGATGCCCCAGATGAGATCCGGCCGGAAGTGCCACAGGCCCCACTTCACCGCCAGGTTGTCCCACGGCATCGTCGCGCCGTAGACCACGAGCATCAGGATGCCCAGGGCCCCCATCTCCCGGCGCGTGTAGGTGCGCCCGTAGCGGATGGCGAGGAAGAGAATGGGCAACACGACGAACAACCCCAGGAAACGCGCGTAGGTCATGGCCTACCCTCCTTCAATCCCACCCAGAGCAATGACATGCGGCCTCCCGAATCCAATGCGTAGGTCCGCCCCCGCCAGGTCACCCGGGGGGCCCGCACGAGGGAGGAAACGAAGGCGGCCAATAGCAGGGCCTCGCCCAACAGCCAGTCGGCCCCCTGGAACGTGCCCGGCTCGCCGGACGCGCTCAACACCGCCAGCCGCCAGGACAACAGCGAGCGCACGGCCACGAGCCCCAGCACGCCCAGCGCCAGCGGGGCCGAGCCCCCGAGCAGGGCCAGGGCCAGCAAGGGCCAGGTGGGCGTGAAGAGCAGCGGCACCGTCGGGTAGAGGCCCGGACGGTGGCTGCGCAGCACCTGCATCCACCGGGTGAAGCGCTCCTGGGCGGCGCGCCAGTCTCCCGCGGCGAGCGGCACCCGCGCGGGCACCTCGCACAGCGCCACGCCGAGCCCCCGCGCGTACAGCCGCTTGGACAGCTCCAGGTCCTCGCCGATGTGGTCCGCCAGCGCGGGCAGCTCCTCGAGCGCCGCCGGCCCCAGGCCCAGCGCCTTGCCGCACACCGCCTGGGCGCCCGCGCTCATCACGTGCAGGGCCCGGAAGCTGTGGTGCGTGCGGCGCAGCAGGCCCGCCACCG includes:
- a CDS encoding lycopene cyclase domain-containing protein, which codes for MTYARFLGLFVVLPILFLAIRYGRTYTRREMGALGILMLVVYGATMPWDNLAVKWGLWHFRPDLIWGIVVGYLPLEEYLFFGLQTLLVGLWVMVRLRGVSLAPSARTVTPKGASEPERRLGTREVTP
- a CDS encoding glycosyltransferase family 2 protein, with product MSAGTVLGLGWVVLAAGFSAVALARLMRPRGPGASTHVPVLLLRPMDAPSARELENLAAPIDYAGPLEQVVLSPTRPALPEGVRWVPSEPRTPNRKVGHVLHALDTLPREGRVVLVVDADVAVTGALVRGLAAPVAAGVALSTAVPTPVEARGLSGRAVAGLLRRTHHSFRALHVMSAGAQAVCGKALGLGPAALEELPALADHIGEDLELSKRLYARGLGVALCEVPARVPLAAGDWRAAQERFTRWMQVLRSHRPGLYPTVPLLFTPTWPLLALALLGGSAPLALGVLGLVAVRSLLSWRLAVLSASGEPGTFQGADWLLGEALLLAAFVSSLVRAPRVTWRGRTYALDSGGRMSLLWVGLKEGRP